A window of the Mesoplasma florum L1 genome harbors these coding sequences:
- a CDS encoding DUF262 domain-containing protein, whose protein sequence is MKKRIFNKFQPYLNEFEKEKIALVEEKITGDNERIANDVSVDLIIILESKMMSILEKYDIYCPLDERGAKNLFDKIRSLYIREKKLESEKFTNVNIPKIIYSTFEYIRNWRNNDGGHASEFVINRSFMDTIHLLKCFDIVLSFLINFFDDLDFEINEFDEKGLLSSWNKRGHFIDEILEEDKKLDTTSIKLGKINLSSFVLNSEISFFIPSYQRKYRWESETCLELIENIISKIDQIDDEYFGTIAVTIEESKHNEKIRTIRLIDGQQRVTTSLIIFRAIYDVWNDKKNNSYEETVMDTPLELEKTFKEIGCAEKYKNVTGVKEENEALNFILNSNVSYVERLKTINSFELHNKSLAAKNYNAIHDRIKELNQDELLSFYNRYAYKFLISCVDFNKTPAEEMEIFETLNSKGTELDSFDMIKNFLFNLVDKEIYINNELEITRIFNDYISFNDMKLDEAKTRKVQENFLFGFCEYKMLNFKASDNTLSKNKKSILKHFKKIYEGKQNLSLEEYKKIVSEIGKYVFITKSFISKSYENDTNDILYPIRYNVSNISHKEVSIFILYYFIDLYAKNNWDSYNKTLNYSEKVNLMKDTLFEFERWLIALLQVYGTGQSLTKPILRLFRFLNTFDIDNHSVQSEIPNMIRKWLNLEATDAFAFLNNDQRRLLLENNELKMPNKDLFFENLINKKVQDKNVAMVILKRLESFLINNWEIKRDKNSLEHIMPRTIKKTKWIEYLKENESLTEKDILEKHSVYLDKLGNYMILDKSKENSKISNNDFEEKRKQYILWSNPLAELIFDYNEKKNLNNINKFGFDEIQERTVALAKIISENIYYK, encoded by the coding sequence ATGAAAAAAAGAATATTTAATAAATTTCAACCATATTTAAATGAATTTGAAAAAGAAAAAATAGCATTAGTAGAGGAAAAAATAACAGGTGATAATGAAAGAATAGCTAATGACGTTTCAGTGGATTTAATAATTATATTAGAATCAAAAATGATGAGCATATTAGAAAAATATGATATTTATTGTCCATTAGATGAAAGAGGAGCTAAAAATCTATTTGATAAAATAAGAAGTTTATATATACGAGAAAAAAAACTTGAGTCAGAAAAGTTTACAAATGTTAACATACCTAAAATTATATATTCAACTTTTGAATATATAAGAAATTGAAGAAATAATGATGGTGGTCATGCGTCTGAATTTGTCATAAACAGAAGTTTTATGGATACAATACATTTACTGAAGTGTTTTGATATAGTTTTATCATTTTTAATTAATTTTTTTGATGATTTAGACTTTGAAATAAATGAGTTTGATGAAAAAGGTTTACTTTCTTCATGAAATAAAAGGGGTCATTTTATAGATGAAATTTTAGAGGAAGATAAAAAATTAGATACAACATCTATAAAACTAGGGAAAATAAATTTAAGTTCTTTTGTTTTAAATTCAGAAATAAGTTTTTTTATACCATCGTATCAAAGAAAATATAGATGAGAATCAGAAACTTGCTTAGAGCTTATAGAAAATATCATTTCTAAAATTGATCAAATTGATGACGAATATTTTGGAACTATAGCAGTTACTATAGAGGAATCTAAACATAATGAAAAAATAAGAACAATAAGATTAATAGATGGGCAACAAAGAGTAACTACCTCTTTAATTATATTTAGAGCAATATATGATGTTTGAAATGATAAAAAAAATAATTCTTATGAAGAAACAGTAATGGATACACCTTTAGAATTAGAAAAAACTTTCAAAGAAATTGGGTGTGCAGAAAAATATAAAAATGTTACAGGAGTTAAAGAAGAAAATGAAGCTCTTAATTTTATATTAAATTCTAATGTTAGTTACGTCGAAAGATTAAAAACAATAAATTCTTTTGAGCTACATAATAAATCATTAGCAGCTAAAAATTACAATGCTATACACGATAGAATTAAAGAATTGAATCAAGATGAATTACTTTCTTTTTATAATAGATATGCATATAAGTTTCTAATTTCATGTGTTGATTTTAATAAAACTCCAGCAGAAGAAATGGAAATTTTTGAAACACTTAATTCTAAAGGGACTGAATTAGATTCGTTTGATATGATAAAAAACTTTTTATTTAATTTAGTAGATAAAGAAATTTATATAAATAATGAATTAGAAATAACTAGAATATTTAATGATTATATTTCTTTTAATGATATGAAGTTAGATGAAGCTAAAACGAGAAAGGTACAAGAAAACTTTTTATTTGGTTTTTGTGAATATAAGATGTTAAATTTTAAAGCATCAGATAATACTTTGAGCAAAAATAAAAAATCAATTTTAAAGCATTTTAAAAAAATTTATGAAGGTAAACAAAACTTATCTTTAGAAGAGTATAAAAAAATAGTATCAGAGATAGGTAAATATGTTTTTATAACTAAATCATTTATATCAAAAAGTTATGAAAATGACACAAATGATATTTTATACCCAATAAGATATAATGTTTCAAATATATCGCATAAAGAAGTTTCGATTTTTATTTTGTATTATTTTATTGACTTATATGCTAAAAATAATTGAGATTCTTATAATAAAACATTAAATTATTCAGAAAAAGTGAATTTAATGAAAGATACTTTATTTGAATTTGAAAGATGATTGATAGCTCTACTTCAAGTTTATGGAACTGGACAATCTTTAACAAAACCAATATTGAGATTATTTAGATTTTTAAATACATTCGACATTGATAATCATTCTGTACAAAGTGAAATACCAAATATGATTAGAAAATGATTAAATTTAGAAGCAACTGATGCGTTTGCATTTTTAAATAATGACCAAAGAAGATTATTATTAGAAAACAATGAATTGAAAATGCCTAATAAAGATTTATTTTTTGAAAACTTAATAAACAAAAAAGTTCAAGATAAAAATGTGGCAATGGTAATTTTAAAAAGATTGGAAAGTTTTTTAATCAATAATTGAGAAATTAAAAGAGATAAAAACTCTCTTGAACATATAATGCCTAGAACTATAAAAAAAACAAAATGAATTGAATACTTAAAGGAAAATGAAAGTTTGACTGAAAAAGATATTTTAGAAAAACATTCAGTTTATTTAGATAAATTGGGTAATTATATGATATTAGACAAAAGTAAAGAAAATTCAAAGATTTCTAATAATGATTTTGAAGAAAAAAGGAAGCAATATATACTTTGAAGTAATCCATTAGCTGAATTAATATTTGATTATAATGAAAAGAAAAATTTAAATAATATCAATAAGTTTGGTTTTGATGAGATTCAAGAAAGAACCGTTGCATTAGCTAAAATAATTTCTGAAAATATTTATTATAAATAA
- the udk gene encoding uridine kinase, whose protein sequence is MSKNVTLILIAGGTASGKTTVADRIANEILKGKSVTHISMDNYYKDFGELTLEERRKINFDHPNSVDTELLLNDLQALKDYQPIKVPVYDFKTSSRTKETITVKPSDVVILDGIFALAIKEIRKLGDIKIFIKTANDLRFIRRLQRDVNERGRTLESVVEQYLNEVKPMHDAFIGPSIEYADLIIPYKEGNEVAVDLVATKILTLLTE, encoded by the coding sequence ATGTCAAAAAATGTAACTTTAATACTTATAGCTGGTGGAACAGCATCAGGAAAAACAACTGTTGCTGATAGAATAGCTAATGAAATTTTAAAAGGTAAATCGGTAACTCATATTTCAATGGATAATTATTATAAAGATTTTGGTGAATTGACTTTAGAAGAAAGAAGGAAAATAAACTTTGATCATCCAAATAGTGTGGATACTGAACTACTTTTAAATGACTTGCAAGCTTTAAAAGACTATCAACCAATCAAGGTGCCGGTTTATGATTTTAAAACTTCTTCAAGAACCAAAGAAACAATTACAGTTAAACCTAGTGATGTTGTAATACTTGATGGAATTTTTGCACTAGCTATTAAAGAGATTAGAAAACTTGGAGATATCAAAATTTTTATAAAAACAGCTAATGATTTAAGGTTTATTAGACGTTTACAAAGAGATGTAAATGAAAGAGGGAGAACTTTAGAAAGTGTTGTTGAACAATACTTAAATGAAGTTAAACCAATGCATGATGCATTTATTGGGCCAAGTATTGAATACGCTGATTTAATAATTCCTTATAAAGAGGGGAATGAAGTTGCAGTTGATTTAGTAGCAACTAAAATATTAACATTGTTAACAGAGTAA